In Malus sylvestris chromosome 15, drMalSylv7.2, whole genome shotgun sequence, a single genomic region encodes these proteins:
- the LOC126603883 gene encoding putative UPF0481 protein At3g02645, whose protein sequence is METSNETAPNDIENQYTPLANSMRKEFTTLSPVSSSCCIYRVPERIRCVNEKLYTPQAVSIGPLHHGRKGLNPILDEHKQRYLKDFIARTKASLEDHIKTIKDQEERLRCCYAEPIKYSSDEFVRIILVDAAFTIEVLLKDKFDDFVDENDRIFHKPLMLHDIWKDMWLIENQLPLFILEDLFEACKTSLPSSSHNITSIISLSFEFFKHLLPVEKLDDNVKTSKSVAHFVDLFKRVFEIHLPLEPKAGGELKSVNIPSLTELQQVGVQFKAASRENKFGIQFSTSNGTLTIPRFPLGYETEIIRNVVAFEQCHFLNTATDTLYMSSYAFFMGGLVKTTKDVELLVEYQIAEVVKVLVSDTSERSAPLNTISTGVNPNFHKFYYDTICEDLNNYCSKPWHKWKANLKQNYFNTPWASISVIAAVVLLILTFIQTVFSMIPAT, encoded by the coding sequence ATGGAAACAAGCAATGAAACTGCTCCGAACGACATAGAAAACCAGTACACCCCATTAGCAAATTCGATGAGAAAAGAGTTCACCACCCTGTCTCCCGTGTCCTCTTCATGTTGTATCTACAGAGTTCCTGAGCGTATACGGTGTGTGAATGAAAAGCTCTACACGCCTCAGGCTGTCTCTATAGGCCCGCTTCATCATGGCAGGAAAGGCTTAAACCCCATACTGGACGAGCACAAACAGAGATACCTGAAAGATTTTATAGCCAGGACCAAAGCAAGCTTGGAGGACCATATAAAGACAATAAAGGACCAAGAAGAGAGGTTGAGATGTTGTTATGCAGAACCTATTAAGTATAGTAGTGATGAATTTGTAAGAATCATTCTAGTGGATGCCGCATTCACTATCGAGGTCTTATTGAAGGACAAATTCGATGACTTCGTCGACGAAAATGATCGCATATTTCACAAGCCATTGATGTTACATGACATATGGAAAGATATGTGGTTGATTGAAAATCAGCTGCCATTGTTCATTCTTGAGGATCTTTTTGAAGCATGCAAAACTTCACTCCCTTCTAGTTCTCACAACATTACTTCAATAATTAGTCTTTCTTTCGAGTTCTTCAAACATCTACTGCCGGTGGAGAAATTAGATGACAACGTGAAGACTTCTAAATCAGTGGCACATTTTGTTGATCTTTTCAAAAGAGTTTTTGAAATCCATCTTCCATTGGAACCAAAAGCCGGAGGGGAACTCAAATCTGTTAACATACCCAGCTTGACGGAGCTACAGCAGGTTGGGGTCCAGTTTAAGGCGGCGTCAAGAGAAAATAAGTTTGGCATACAATTCAGTACTTCCAATGGGACTCTGACAATTCCAAGATTTCCATTAGGGTATGAAACTGAAATAATCAGAAACGTCGTTGCCTTTGAACAATGCCATTTCTTGAACACTGCTACTGATACTTTATACATGAGTTCTTACGCATTCTTCATGGGCGGTTTGGTGAAAACCACAAAGGATGTGGAGTTGCTTGTTGAGTACCAAATCGCAGAAGTTGTGAAGGTGCTAGTTAGTGACACAAGTGAGAGGTCTGCTCCATTAAACACCATTTCCACTGGGGTTAATCCCAACTTTCATAAGTTCTATTATGATACTATTTGTGAGGACCTGAACAACTACTGCAGCAAGCCGTGGCACAAATGGAAGgcaaatttgaaacaaaattaTTTCAACACACCTTGGGCCTCTATTTCTGTCATTGCAGCTGTTGTTCTCCTCATACTTACTTTCATACAGACTGTGTTCTCCATGATCCCTGCTACGTAA